The proteins below come from a single Plodia interpunctella isolate USDA-ARS_2022_Savannah chromosome 21, ilPloInte3.2, whole genome shotgun sequence genomic window:
- the LOC128679201 gene encoding uncharacterized protein LOC128679201, with amino-acid sequence MNAYFKLLLILIFIIKCYCISEEYLAMEDKTAEDMFIDDEEDSLSNEVDANLTSLNFTERRSRNHKKKQKSVKSDNNEEYYQYDDVKFYVLSKKFVTESEPIPLIERTSVETNSTELPESTTMNYTTKSTPSTPYNIFQEYEYAYLEEETRIRQQGGMQKCATQIQPGVTKKLTLTETPMQYIDFFNLSPAVQEMSLSNITSSIDPKKLTSNIWYVPEKFPCWDLPVLYGEFSRESVEDVFTLHRTLLKNVIDMGRVQKQRLKSLDVPVENFNKWCSVSPCYGDHTLCLFEDNTYAKICGEFYSVHTPTTAQQVALVNTVNSMRNRIASGESEEYKDLPPAANMKQVIYDFDLEKMSSVWLYQCLPGPAPCSALDGSYVSPLECTKYAIHCCKGSHEYSDCVPRQECYLPAIIGCIYTWFLTALDKIDSTDVTCGHIQSTTYPTVQLLWANTYKIGCAYGNKLNGDIRVVCNFAPGAPFSLGCLFYCGLISHQDVTDKMSSNKTADFTNKDYILQLGIRISTFLFRNRNKYPEPKNITNKVIRPLDVDKLEAIYKQSYIREKLKPKSNRTEGMLARLVSKYIFNENGAAKCDSNEPMYIAGEPGSLCVEKGRRFDSLCYDFRDPTPGYRLVAVVAPMALFSVILYDLFSGVVRQAEY; translated from the exons TTATTGACGATGAGGAAGATTCGCTATCTAATGAAGTCGACGCGAATTTAACGAGTTTAAACTTCACAGAACGTCGATCTCGTAATCATAAGAAAAAGCAAAAATCAGTCAAATCTGATAATAACGAAGAATATTATCAATATGACGACGTTAAGTTCTATGTGTTATCTAAAAAGTTTGTTACGGAATCAGAGCCAATACCGCTCATAGAAAGGACATCTGTTGAAACTAATAGTACTGAATTGCCTGAATCGACTACTATGAACTATACTACTAAGTCTACTCCATCCAcaccatataatatttttcaagaatACGAATATGCGTACTTGGAAGAGGAGACACGAATTCGGCAACAGGGTGGAATGCAGAAGTGTGCAACCCAAATACAGCCAGGTGTTACGAaaaagttaactttaaccgaAACCCCAATgcaatatattgatttttttaacttaagtCCGGCTGTACAAGAAATGTCactcagtaatataacaagcAGTATTGATCCAAAGAAATTGACAAGTAACATTTGGTATGTCCCAGAAAAATTTCCTTGTTGGGATCTCCCAGTATTGTACGGAGAATTTTCTAGAGAATCAGTTGAGGACGTTTTCACCCTTCACAGAACCttacttaaaaatgttattgacaTGGGAAGAGTACAAAAGCAACGCCTCAAATCTTTGGATGTCCCAGTAGAAAACTTCAACAAATGGTGTTCTGTGTCACCCTGCTACGGTGACCACACTCTCTGTTTGTTTGAAGATAATACCTACGCCAAAATATGTGGAGAATTTTATAGTGTCCACACGCCAACTACAGCACAACAAGTGGCACTAGTCAATACTGTGAACTCTATGCGAAATCGTATTGCTAGTGGTGAATCAGAAGAATATAAGGACCTTCCTCCTGCTGCTAATATGAAGCAAGTTATTTACGACTTCGATTTAGAAAAGATGTCAAGTGTGTGGTTGTATCAGTGTCTACCTGGGCCAGCTCCGTGCTCTGCCCTCGACGGTAGCTATGTGTCGCCGTTAGAGTGCACGAAGTACGCTATCCATTGCTGCAAAGGTTCACATGAATATTCAGATTG tgTGCCGCGACAGGAATGTTACCTACCGGCTATCATAGGATGCATTTATACTTGGTTTTTGACTGCCTTGGACAAGATAGACTCCACAGATGTAACTTGTGGCCATATTCAGTCTACAACCTACCCGACAGTTCAGTTATTATGGGccaatacatacaaaattggCTGCGCTTATGGTAACAAACTCAACGGTGATATTAGAGTAGTTTGCAACTTCGCACCAGGTGCGCCTTTTTCACTCGGATGTCTATTTTACTGTGGATTGATTTCTCATCAAGATGTTACGGACAAAATGTCATCTAATAAGACTGCagattttacaaataaagacTATATACTGCAGCTCGGTATACGTATCAGTACATTTTTGTTTCGCAATAGAAACAAATATCCGGAGCCTAAGaacataacaaataaagtGATCAGGCCACTGGATGTTGATAAATTGGAAGCAATATATAAGCAAAGTTATATTCGAGAGAAATTAAAACCGAAGTCCAACCGAACTGAGGGGATGCTCGCAAGGCTAGTATCcaagtatatatttaacgaAAATGGTGCTGCGAAATGTGATAGTAATGAGCCGATGTATATAGCTGGAGAGCCGGGCTCTCTGTGCGTGGAGAAGGGAAGAAGATTCGATTCTTTGTGCTATGACTTCAGAGATCCAACGCCAGGGTATAGATTAGTCGCAGTTGTAGCGCCCATGGCTTTGTTTTCTGTCATTTTGTATGATTTGTTTAGTGGAGTGGTCAGACAAGCGGAATATTGA